In one uncultured Methanoregula sp. genomic region, the following are encoded:
- a CDS encoding cache domain-containing protein, whose amino-acid sequence MDAKIPVALLILALLLISAGCTSPVARNITPSGPVTPATITTAAGTSLTPAENLITVVNDAAVYSQRVGKTAALNEFANRNGSFTRGELYIWAYDFNGTNLAHPYHPEFLGNNKLDLTDAAGVRMIEVMRDTARNGSGFATYQFENPISGKTEQKLAYVKKIDDSWWIGSGIYGSDISIPQQSPDTIRQILEAKAGYAVNYARNTGREKALAAFNNASGPFAENGTYIFAFDMDGTTLAMPFVKENIGKNERNLTDQNGIAIGERKIQLALHGGGFFYYVYTNPASGRPEFKVSYVTPVDSHWVAGTGIYLPDIPVAYSKDRRDQLVSRVGEASAYVKKNGRDAAIREFNTPNGTFSEPGMFIFAFDRNGTLLANPYLPGLVGVNRLSDRDPYGEYPVPYIISNAQNGGGFLYYFFADPSTNFSIRPKLGYSQMAGDDLVVGAGIFPDKG is encoded by the coding sequence ATGGACGCAAAAATCCCCGTGGCGCTTCTCATCCTCGCCCTTCTCCTGATATCAGCCGGCTGCACCTCGCCGGTTGCCCGGAATATCACCCCGTCAGGCCCGGTCACTCCCGCAACGATCACAACCGCAGCCGGCACTTCCCTGACTCCTGCAGAAAATCTCATTACGGTCGTAAACGATGCTGCTGTCTATTCCCAACGGGTGGGAAAGACTGCAGCTCTCAATGAATTTGCAAACCGGAACGGTTCGTTCACAAGAGGCGAGCTCTACATCTGGGCCTACGACTTCAACGGGACAAACCTTGCCCATCCCTATCATCCCGAATTTCTTGGAAATAACAAGCTTGACCTCACCGATGCTGCCGGCGTACGGATGATCGAGGTGATGCGGGATACTGCCCGGAACGGGAGCGGCTTTGCGACCTACCAGTTCGAGAACCCGATCTCGGGCAAAACCGAACAGAAACTGGCATATGTCAAAAAGATTGACGATTCATGGTGGATCGGGTCCGGCATCTATGGATCGGACATCAGCATCCCGCAGCAGTCTCCCGATACGATCCGGCAGATCCTTGAAGCAAAAGCAGGGTATGCGGTCAACTATGCCCGGAACACCGGCAGGGAGAAAGCCCTTGCAGCATTCAACAATGCTTCGGGTCCGTTTGCAGAGAACGGTACCTATATCTTCGCCTTTGATATGGACGGGACCACGCTTGCCATGCCGTTTGTGAAGGAAAATATCGGGAAAAACGAACGCAACTTAACGGACCAGAACGGGATCGCGATCGGTGAACGGAAGATCCAGCTTGCCTTGCATGGCGGGGGATTTTTCTATTACGTGTACACGAACCCTGCTTCGGGCAGGCCGGAATTCAAGGTATCCTATGTAACGCCGGTTGATTCCCACTGGGTGGCAGGAACCGGGATCTACCTTCCGGATATTCCTGTTGCTTACTCAAAGGACCGGCGCGACCAGCTCGTATCCCGGGTTGGTGAAGCTTCAGCGTACGTGAAAAAGAATGGCAGGGACGCAGCGATCCGGGAATTCAATACACCGAACGGGACATTCTCTGAGCCCGGCATGTTCATTTTTGCATTCGACCGGAACGGCACGCTCCTCGCGAACCCCTACCTCCCGGGACTTGTCGGAGTGAATCGTCTCTCTGACCGCGACCCGTACGGGGAGTACCCGGTCCCGTATATCATCTCGAATGCACAGAACGGCGGGGGATTCCTGTACTATTTCTTTGCTGATCCGTCAACAAATTTCAGCATCCGCCCAAAACTCGGGTACTCGCAGATGGCCGGTGATGATCTTGTCGTTGGTGCCGGGATCTTCCCTGACAAGGGATAA